The Triticum aestivum cultivar Chinese Spring chromosome 3A, IWGSC CS RefSeq v2.1, whole genome shotgun sequence genome includes a region encoding these proteins:
- the LOC123061571 gene encoding CASP-like protein 4U1: MAETPRAPPPLRPPPPVPLPDTPPRPDSSPSTPGEDYHTPTPSLDEAREETPPWSQETNGNERAASKSPALSPVRLPSPHRLLPPNSPTGNGDDGAAAGHAPVPGRRPQLRLAPGLVRTPSEGSVAKSPSPSPSSSLTSPSPLTLAPTITTNSKSAQSTPKRTEAWKPPATGIAVQFDPVEEAVTSPLQLGKARIDRHRATTMAAAENGGAPNTVPRDVAAVAAVGERRPLSVALRLATAVLSLASFAVMASARTSGWDGDHFDRYDQYRYALAMNVIVCAYSIAQSLGEIRRLVAARFIYRSMSSYYVSLFLDQVLAYLLMSASSAAASRNDLWVSRFSQDAFNRKITSSVWLSFLAFIALAASSLISTANLFSMV, encoded by the exons ATGGCTGAGACcccccgtgccccgccgccactgAGGCCTCCGCCGCCCGTTCCGCTGCCGGACACGCCGCCTCGCCCGGATTCGTCGCCTTCCACGCCCGGCGAGGATTACCACACGCCGACGCCCTCGCTGGACGAGGCGCGCGAAGAAACGCCACCGTGGTCGCAAGAAACCAACGGCAACGAGAGAGCGGCCAGCAAAAGCCCGGCCCTCTCGCCCGTGCGCCTCCCCTCGCCGCACCGCCTGCTGCCGCCCAACTCCCCCACCGGCAACGGCGATGACGGTGCCGCCGCCGGGCATGCGCCGGTGCCGGGCCGCCGCCCGCAGCTCCGCCTCGCGCCCGGCCTCGTCCGGACGCCGTCGGAAGGGTCCGTCGCCAAGTCTCCCTCGCCGTCGCCCTCTTCGTCGCTGACGTCGCCATCGCCTCTAACCCTGGCTCCCACAATCACAACCAACAGCAAGAGCGCCCAGAGCACGCCGAAGCGCACGGAGGCATGGAAGCCGCCGGCCACGGGGATCGCGGTGCAGTTCGACCCTGTCGAGGAAGCCGTCACGTCGCCGCTGCAACTGGGCAAGGCCCGAATCGACCGCCATCGCGCCACTACGATGGCGGCAGCAGAGAACGGAGGCGCGCCCAACACGGTGCCTCGCGACGTGGCGGCGGTGGCCGCTGTCGGGGAGAGGAGGCCACTGTCGGTGGCGCTGCGGCTGGCCACGGCAGTGCTCAGCCTGGCGTCCTTCGCGGTGATGGCCAGCGCCCGGACGTCCGGCTGGGACGGCGATCACTTCGATCGCTACGATCAGTACAG GTACGCCCTGGCGATGAACGTGATCGTCTGCGCCTACTCAATCGCGCAATCGCTTGGTGAGATCCGCCGTCTGGTCGCGGCGAGGTTTATTTACAGGAGCATGTCAAGCTACTACGTCAGCCTGTTCCTTGATCAG GTCCTGGCGTATCTCCTCATGTCGGCGTCCTCGGCTGCCGCGTCGCGCAACGATCTGTGGGTGTCGAGGTTCAGCCAGGACGCCTTCAACAGGAAGATCACCAGCTCCGTGTGGCTGTCCTTCCTTGCCTTCATAGCGCTCGCCGCAAGCTCGCTCATCTCCACGGCTAATCTCTTCAGCATGGTCTAA
- the LOC123061570 gene encoding probable glycosyltransferase At5g03795 has protein sequence MPPSHLAATAAQSPASSRGRRPRHGGAMISASCCRAAALASLLAAAAATAFLTFSLPLSPSVSTTKHTAELLSAASSTPPPPHPTLATASPPPPSPPPAEPATSAARPRKREPSYWRMAPEEALRYAKKEIMAAEPVVPDDPDDLYAPLFKNVSQFKRSYQLMERILKVYIYQDGRRPIFHTPPLSGIYASEGWFMKLLEESRPFVVADATKAHLFYLPYSSQNLRLSLYVPDSHNLRPLAVYLRDFVKGLAAKYPFWNRTRGADHFLVACHDWGPYTTTAHRDLSRNSIKALCNADSSEGIFTPGKDVSLPETTIRTPKRPLRYLGGHPISRRHILAFFAGNVHGRVRPVLLQHWGKGQDEDMRVYALLPGRVSRTMNYIEHMKNSRFCLCPMGYEVNSPRIVEALYYECVPVIIADNFVLPFSDVFDWSAFSVVVAEKDIPDLKRILQGISLRKYVAMHDCVKRLQRHFLWHARPLRYDLFHMILHSIWLSRVNHVQLDN, from the exons ATGCCGCCATCGCACCTCGCCGCCACCGCGGCACAATCGCCGGCCTCATCGCGAGGTCGGCGTCCCCGCCATGGCGGCGCGATGATATCCGCCTCCTGCTGTCGCGccgcggccctcgcctccctcctcgccgccgccgcggccaccgcGTTCCTCACCTTCTCGCTGCCATTGTCCCCCAGCGTGTCCACCACCAAGCACACGGCAGAATTATTGTCCGCCGCGAGCTCCACGCCGCCGCCACCACATCCAACATTAGCTACGGCGTcacctccaccgccgtccccgccgcctgcAGAACCAGCTACGTCCGCGGCGAGGCCCCGAAAACGAGAG CCGTCGTATTGGAGGATGGCGCCAGAGGAGGCGCTGAGGTACGCCAAGAAGGAGATAATGGCCGCCGAGCCGGTCGTCCCCGACGACCCCGACGACCTGTACGCGCCTCTCTTCAAGAACGTCTCCCAGTTCAAGAG GAGCTACCAACTGATGGAACGGATACTCAAAGTTTACATTTACCAGGACGGTCGGCGGCCCATCTTCCACACCCCTCCCCTCAGCGGCATCTACGCGTCCGAGGGCTGGTTCATGAAGCTCCTCGAGGAGAGCAGGCCgttcgtcgtcgccgacgccaccAAGGCGCACCTCTTCTACCTGCCCTACAGCTCGCAGAATCTCAGGCTCTCGCTCTACGTGCCGGACTCGCATAACCTGCGCCCCCTGGCCGTCTACCTCAGAGATTTCGTCAAGGGCCTCGCCGCCAAGTACCCCTTCTGGAACCGCACCAGAGGCGCCGACCATTTCCTCGTCGCCTGCCACGATTGG GGACCATACACGACCACGGCGCACCGCGACCTGTCCAGGAACAGCATCAAGGCGCTGTGCAACGCTGACAGCTCGGAGGGGATCTTCACGCCCGGGAAGGACGTGTCTCTCCCGGAGACGACCATCAGGACGCCCAAGCGGCCGCTCCGGTACCTCGGTGGGCACCCCATCTCCCGGCGGCACATCCTCGCCTTCTTCGCCGGCAACGTGCACGGCAGGGTCAGGCCGGTCCTCCTCCAGCACTGGGGCAAGGGGCAGGACGAGGACATGAGGGTGTACGCTCTCCTCCCCGGCAGGGTGTCCAGGACGATGAACTACATCGAGCACATGAAGAATAGCAGGTTCTGCCTTTGCCCCATGGGGTACGAGGTGAACAGCCCCAGGATCGTGGAGGCCCTGTACTACGAGTGCGTGCCGGTGATCATCGCCGACAACTTCGTCCTCCCCTTCAGCGACGTGTTCGACTGGAGCGCCTTCTCAGTGGTGGTGGCGGAGAAGGACATACCGGACCTCAAGAGGATACTGCAGGGGATCTCGCTCCGGAAGTACGTGGCCATGCACGACTGCGTCAAGCGGCTCCAAAGGCACTTCTTGTGGCACGCCAGGCCCCTCAGGTATGATCTCTTCCACATGATCCTGCACTCCATTTGGCTCAGCAGAGTGAACCATGTTCAACTTGACAACTGA
- the LOC123058399 gene encoding carbonic anhydrase, chloroplastic translates to MGGCCCCFPSKPPRENPMHPTAEPLIQRKPNHTPPYHQRPPVITHAHKGMNAVVRLKTGFERFRTNVYNKNPKLFESLKKDQFPKYMVFACADSRVSPTITLGLNPGEAFTVRNIAGMVPAYQKTRHCSVGSAIEFAVVILKVECIVVIGHSRCGGIRELLSLKDEGPNTYHFIEDWVKIGMEAKKKVQRENRLLPFDDQCTVLEKEAVNVSLGNLKTYPFVKDRLSKGTLNVIGARYDFVRGSFETWNA, encoded by the exons ATGGGTGGGTGCTGCTGCTGTTTCCCCTCCAAACCCCCAAGGGAGAACCCAATGCACCCAACCGCAGAGCCGCTCATCCAGCGGAAGCCCAATCACACCCCTCCCTACCATCAAAGGCCCCCGGTGATCACCCATGCTCACAAG GGTATGAACGCTGTCGTGCGCCTGAAGACCGGCTTCGAGCGTTTCAGAACGAATGTGTACAA CAAGAATCCGAAGCTTTTTGAATCGCTTAAGAAGGATCAGTTCCCCAAG TACATGGTGTTTGCATGTGCTGACTCGCGTGTGTCTCCAACAATAACCCTCGGGCTGAATCCAGGAGAGGCCTTCACTGTTCGAAATATTGCCGGAATGGTTCCTGCCTATCAAAAG ACAAGGCACTGCAGCGTCGGGTCAGCCATCGAGTTTGCCGTGGTTATCCTCAAG GTTGAGTGCATTGTTGTGATTGGTCACAGCCGCTGTGGTGGAATTAGGGAACTACTCTCACTGAAGGATGAAGGGCCTAACACGTA CCACTTCATTGAGGACTGGGTGAAGATCGGTATGGAGGCCAAGAAGAAGGTGCAGAGAGAAAACAGGTTGTTGCCTTTCGATGACCAATGCACCGTGCTGGAAAAG GAGGCCGTCAATGTGTCGCTTGGAAATTTGAAGACGTATCCGTTCGTCAAGGATAGATTGAGCAAGGGCACACTGAATGTGATTGGTGCCCGCTATGACTTCGTCCGCGGAAGCTTTGAAACGTGGAATGCCTGA